In a single window of the Bradyrhizobium erythrophlei genome:
- a CDS encoding DUF485 domain-containing protein, with protein sequence MAHDGASLEVAHASVKELIAEKLKYLVPMTIVFIVSYVGLTIFAGFAKDLMGMKIAGSVNLGFALIALNYLLSWVLAIVYGRIAAGKFDPLAARATMEISGRGN encoded by the coding sequence ATGGCTCACGACGGGGCATCGCTTGAGGTTGCGCACGCCTCGGTCAAGGAGTTGATCGCCGAAAAGCTGAAGTATCTGGTGCCGATGACGATCGTTTTCATAGTCAGTTATGTCGGCCTGACCATATTCGCCGGTTTCGCCAAAGACCTGATGGGCATGAAGATCGCCGGCTCGGTCAATCTGGGATTCGCGCTGATCGCGCTCAACTATCTGCTGTCATGGGTCCTCGCGATCGTCTACGGGCGCATCGCCGCCGGCAAGTTCGATCCGCTCGCCGCGAGGGCTACGATGGAGATCTCCGGGCGGGGAA
- a CDS encoding LysR substrate-binding domain-containing protein, with amino-acid sequence MNFDIDCLRSFLVIADTMSFSRAAETVGRSQSTISQQIAKLEIQVGKPLLTRRKGRVLELTSEGGKLVQFARKILQLNDEAYASMSDEMLTGFVRLGVPLDFFGRDFTTWLARFKNRHPMVGLEVEANQSESLMKRSMRGEFDLAFFKQETGTTNGTVALREQLVWVSGPNYSGDDNESVPLILFPEGCAYRRCAIGALKDHKRSWHFSFVSPSFECLKSAAVEGMGITVLARALVAPPLRIVRHGMRLPQLPTVELVYSYGRRSNSRVVSELANYLADSLTDARPATAVTSVL; translated from the coding sequence ATGAACTTCGATATCGACTGCCTGCGCTCTTTTCTGGTCATCGCCGACACCATGAGCTTTTCGCGCGCGGCGGAAACCGTCGGCCGCTCCCAATCGACGATTAGCCAGCAGATCGCGAAACTCGAAATTCAGGTCGGCAAGCCGCTGCTGACGCGGCGAAAGGGCCGTGTGCTGGAACTGACCTCGGAGGGCGGCAAGCTTGTGCAGTTTGCGCGAAAGATTCTGCAACTCAATGACGAGGCCTATGCCTCGATGTCCGATGAGATGCTAACCGGTTTTGTTCGTCTCGGTGTGCCGCTCGATTTCTTTGGGCGTGATTTCACGACTTGGCTGGCGCGCTTCAAGAACAGGCATCCAATGGTCGGACTCGAGGTTGAGGCCAATCAATCCGAAAGTCTGATGAAGCGCAGCATGCGCGGCGAGTTTGATCTCGCCTTCTTCAAACAAGAGACCGGTACAACGAACGGCACCGTGGCGCTGCGTGAACAACTGGTCTGGGTCAGTGGGCCGAATTATTCGGGCGATGACAATGAGTCGGTGCCGCTGATCCTATTTCCTGAAGGCTGCGCCTACCGCCGCTGCGCCATAGGCGCGCTAAAGGACCACAAACGATCCTGGCATTTCAGTTTCGTCAGCCCGAGTTTCGAATGCCTTAAGTCGGCGGCGGTGGAGGGTATGGGGATCACCGTCCTCGCCCGCGCGCTGGTCGCGCCGCCACTGCGGATCGTCCGTCATGGAATGCGTCTGCCGCAGCTGCCAACGGTGGAATTGGTGTATTCTTACGGCCGGCGCAGCAATTCGCGAGTTGTCAGCGAGTTGGCTAATTATTTGGCGGACAGCTTGACCGATGCGAGGCCAGCGACGGCGGTGACCTCGGTTCTCTAG
- a CDS encoding cytochrome b, with protein sequence MIEPFKRPNIASVIAHWAAALAMILALYFGYGNGPRQEAFVAHAYAGLTVLGLVVVRLFLRTLLPWPEVESGGSRISRLVAESTHWTLYALMLLTPLTGWIVASEVGCTAVPRLPNIDRLGSSFSIGHPVSAMTYHVHVFLIWSLLALISLHVTAALFHHFVLRDTMLARMIPVLGQRAGSVSDHGRRSHDNQNHCRSGTR encoded by the coding sequence ATGATCGAACCCTTCAAACGGCCCAATATCGCCTCGGTCATCGCCCATTGGGCCGCAGCCTTGGCAATGATCCTAGCGCTGTATTTCGGCTATGGGAATGGTCCGCGCCAGGAGGCATTCGTCGCGCACGCCTACGCCGGCCTCACCGTGCTGGGTCTTGTGGTTGTCAGGCTCTTCCTGCGGACGCTGTTGCCATGGCCCGAGGTGGAGAGCGGCGGCTCTCGCATTTCTAGGCTCGTCGCAGAGTCCACGCATTGGACGCTGTACGCCTTGATGTTGCTGACGCCACTGACCGGCTGGATCGTCGCGTCAGAGGTGGGATGCACGGCCGTTCCTAGGCTGCCGAACATCGATCGTCTCGGCTCCAGCTTTTCCATCGGACATCCGGTCAGCGCGATGACGTACCACGTTCATGTTTTCTTAATTTGGTCGCTTCTAGCGCTGATTTCTCTCCACGTGACGGCGGCGCTTTTCCACCATTTTGTGCTTCGGGACACCATGCTGGCCAGAATGATTCCAGTCCTTGGACAGCGCGCCGGATCGGTATCGGATCACGGCCGGCGCTCTCATGACAACCAGAACCATTGTCGGTCCGGAACACGATGA